The Chryseolinea soli genome contains a region encoding:
- the accB gene encoding acetyl-CoA carboxylase biotin carboxyl carrier protein, producing the protein MKTTEIRDLIDFISKSGLNEVNIETKELKLHVKREPDQKVFKSTPVMTQAAVAPVAQAAAPVAQAAAPRVEAAPAATGKKTVEIKSPMIGTFYRSSTPDTPAFVSVGDKISKGQTVCIIEAMKLFNEIESEVSGTIVKAMIENSSPVEYDQVLFVVEPD; encoded by the coding sequence ATGAAAACGACAGAAATAAGAGACCTCATCGACTTCATTTCCAAGTCGGGATTGAACGAAGTAAACATTGAAACCAAAGAGCTGAAGCTTCACGTGAAGCGCGAGCCCGATCAAAAGGTATTCAAGTCAACCCCCGTGATGACACAAGCCGCAGTGGCGCCAGTAGCGCAAGCCGCAGCGCCGGTAGCACAAGCCGCAGCACCCCGTGTGGAAGCTGCACCCGCAGCAACGGGCAAGAAGACCGTAGAGATCAAGTCGCCCATGATCGGAACATTCTACCGCTCCTCGACACCCGACACGCCTGCATTTGTTTCCGTTGGCGACAAAATCTCCAAAGGACAAACCGTGTGTATCATCGAAGCCATGAAGTTGTTCAACGAGATCGAATCAGAAGTTTCAGGAACCATCGTGAAAGCGATGATCGAAAACTCGTCGCCCGTGGAATACGACCAGGTCCTCTTCGTAGTAGAACCGGATTAA
- the efp gene encoding elongation factor P: MATVSDLSKGNYIRYNGEVMQVEELQHRTPGNLRAFYQIKMRNVRNGKVAENRFRPGEEVEILRVETKEYQYLYADGDSLVCMDNITFDQVYIDKRLLGNSVNFIKEGVTLLIAFENGESAITAEAPTHVVMEVQYTEPGMQGDTATRTLKAATLENGVEIRVPLFVNTGDKIKVQTSTGDYVERVKE; this comes from the coding sequence TGCAGGTGGAAGAACTCCAGCACCGCACGCCCGGCAACCTGCGCGCCTTCTATCAAATAAAAATGCGCAACGTACGCAACGGTAAAGTAGCAGAAAACCGTTTCCGCCCCGGAGAAGAAGTTGAGATCTTGCGTGTCGAAACAAAAGAATACCAATACCTCTACGCCGACGGCGACAGCCTGGTGTGCATGGACAATATTACCTTCGACCAGGTATACATCGACAAGCGATTGCTGGGCAACTCTGTGAATTTTATCAAAGAAGGTGTTACTTTGCTCATCGCCTTTGAAAACGGCGAGAGCGCCATCACCGCGGAAGCCCCCACCCATGTCGTGATGGAAGTGCAATACACCGAACCCGGTATGCAAGGCGATACGGCTACCCGTACATTGAAGGCTGCCACGCTCGAGAACGGCGTCGAGATTCGAGTGCCCCTGTTTGTAAACACCGGCGACAAGATCAAAGTCCAAACCTCCACTGGAGATTATGTTGAACGCGTAAAAGAATAA